A genome region from Cucurbita pepo subsp. pepo cultivar mu-cu-16 chromosome LG02, ASM280686v2, whole genome shotgun sequence includes the following:
- the LOC111788430 gene encoding pectinesterase inhibitor-like: protein MASSSFLAVFTIVLLVLFFDGMVPMHAASQNDIVSTICKKTRNPSFCFNVLKSAGTTDLKGLATFTLNLAHDKVAKTRALAQSLASKAVDPKLKERYATCAEEYDDAAGDIEDGKNDLGKGDYNGVNIKASAAMTEAGDCLDSFTQPPKDRSALSGNGKTVENICSIILVIANLLLRRA, encoded by the coding sequence atggcatCTTCTAGTTTTCTTGCAGTCTTTACGATTGTCCTTTTAGTACTGTTCTTCGATGGGATGGTGCCCATGCATGCAGCTTCCCAAAACGACATCGTTTCCACCATCTGCAAGAAAACTAGAAACCCTTCTTTTTGCTTTAACGTGTTGAAATCTGCTGGCACTACAGACCTAAAAGGGTTGGCCACCTTCACCCTGAACCTCGCCCACGACAAGGTTGCTAAAACCCGTGCCCTCGCCCAGTCCCTGGCGTCCAAGGCAGTCGATCCCAAGCTTAAGGAGCGATATGCCACCTGTGCTGAAGAGTACGACGATGCCGCCGGCGACATCGAGGATGGGAAGAACGACTTGGGGAAAGGTGACTACAATGGCGTCAACATTAAGGCGTCTGCAGCCATGACGGAGGCCGGCGATTGTCTGGACAGCTTCACGCAGCCGCCGAAGGACCGATCGGCGCTGTCTGGCAACGGGAAGACTGTGGAAAATATTTGTAGTATCATCTTGGTTATAGCCAATCTTCTTCTTAGGCGTGCctaa